The sequence below is a genomic window from Acropora palmata chromosome 5, jaAcrPala1.3, whole genome shotgun sequence.
ACTACAAAAGCAAACTGGTGTACGTATAAAAGTTGTAGCAGGCGATGAAAATACTGAAAACAAGGAAGCCGTTATTTTAATTGAAGAGAGCTTCGCCAGTGGTCAGGTTAGTGGTTGTGTTCGGTTTGGTTGGGTCGCGCAACAGCAATGAGACCACACAATGATTTTGTTCGTCTcataaataattgttattcaGAAATGAAAGGGGAACGCAGGCCCTTGTCTGTTGAGTCCCGTTGAACGGGACCTGGATGGGTGACCCGCGGAATACCCCGTGCTATTTACCATAGTTTCGGGCTGTCAATTTGGAAATCAACCAGCCACCTGTGCGATCTCGTTCTTGAGCAGGGGTTGAGTTTTACTCGGGCGTTTTCTCCAGGAACTCTCATTTGGAATGGAGAAAATACCAAGGGCGCTTTCCATTTGCCAGAACTGGCCAGCCAACCGTTCAGATGAAAGAGGGCGTCGGTTCTGTGTCGGAACTACGTCGGAACTGATAGGGCTGCATTCGATCCAACTGATCACCCTTTTCGAAACAGAGTCATTTTCGCCAGAAGTAGTTCACAGTTCGACGGAACAGACACGTTCCGTTTGCGAATGAACCCACTATCCCGTCGGTCAGTTCTGAAAAATGGAATGCACCGAAAGTCTTGTAGAATAGGCATGGTTTCTATTGGGAGGCGTGGAGGTAGACATTAGATAAGTAGCCGATAAACTTCTATTCTTCCCATTTCAGCGAGCCCAGATGCAGATTCTTGATGCTATTGCACGTTGCCAATCTCCACCTCCAAGGCGACAGGCACCTTACAGCTGAATTTACATCTACCGAAGTTCTTCCCAGATACGTTTGTGTAGAGGCCTGTTTCCAATAGATTTCTTTTGTCTGGCCAATTAATTCCTGACTTCACCGATGTCCTTCCAAAAGCCTCTTGTATCTGTTGAATTGTCCACAACACTTATATTATTCGTAACTCTGTTGCAATATTGCGTTATGCTAGGTGTATTTTTGGCACTTCCTACTCTTGCATCAACATTGTCATTAAGCTCCTTGTAGCTTTGGATAACTTCTTTCGGGATCTGCACTGTTGCGAAAACCCTTTAATTGAATAACCTTATTGGGAAGGGTAAGCTTAATTGGTCACGAGGTTTCCTTTTGACCGTGGGATGTTTTTTTGCTCCCCACATCTAATCGCGCGGAATTACACGGttaattgatttgattttagaAACGTTGCCAGAACTTTCTTGGTGCAACTTGGGAAACCATGGTTTGTTCACTCGAATTTCTAAATTGGCgatcaatgaaaacaactaGTGGCTTCTATCGGCAGATTGTCGtcaatttcaagttttattgCATGCTGGGGTTTTAATGAAATTCTTTAAGTGCCGGTTGGTTTATTGTCTCTTCGTGAAGTTCTGATCTGACGTCGAGGCCAAGCTTGTTTTCTATCTGACCATTGTCGCTTGTGACTTTTCTTTTACTGGAAGccattcacccttgtcacacggcggccatattgtcccgatggaccaaaaaagctttgttttaccacgctaagcctcatccccatggttttcattgcgaggcttagcgtggtaaaacaaagcttttttggtcccccggggcaatatggccgccttgtgacaagggcgaattgATACGAATCTCAAACAAGACAGTTACTTTAGTTGTAGGCTCTTTGTGTCTTCCAATCTTCTCTAGAGTGTCATTTGCGCATGTTATCAGTAGTCTTGTGGGAAACCACAAAGAGGATTCGCCAACGGATAGGGTTTAATTCCAAAGGTGTATAATTTCTCCTCTGACGAGTCTGTTGTAACATGAAGCTAAAACACCTTGTATATGACTAAATTTCCTCGTGGATTGAgatcattttaaaatggtttgaggattggtatttctttttcttagtTCTTTAAACTCATATCACGATGCATGAACTTGTGAATCGTAATTTTAGCCGAATTTTACCGAGCATGCTTGTCAATACTTCGGCCCTTCTTGGGATGAGGGTAGACGAAGCTTTTGTATCAGACAAATTGGAAAGTGTAAGCTACAAGctctttttttggttgctgCTTTTTCAGACAGTATTTCGCGCTTCTTATGATTCAATTCTTGTGCCTAAGTTCACTCGAGCTCCCGTTCAGAAGACGATTTCAGGGAACTTCCCTGTGAGTAAAAGATGCATTCAGGGACAAGTAAGGTTTTCGCACATTTCACGTCACGTTCTGACAATATGATTAATAACCGCGTAAGGAAGATCCCTATCTTTGGAACTCGATCATCATGTGCGTTTGCGCTTTACACGAGTGGTGTTGCAAGAAACGCTTTTCTGTTTGAATAAGACAGCCTCGAATGCTGCGTTCTCGTAGCTGTTCGTGGTCATAAGCCTTACTTGTTCCTGGAAAAGCTCGGGTTTGGGCTTCGCGATTCTCACTGTATAATGATAAATTGGATTGTTTTGGGGGGCGGGGTTATTATTGAATGACCTGTATTTGTGACAACTGTGTAGTTTGACCAGTGTTCCATAACTGGCTTTGGAATGCTGCATTTGTAACCTTAATACTCAGCTACGCTGTCTGCTGTACTCTTGTCTTGAAACATATCTGGAATTCGATGGTCTATATATAAACCCATATTTTTCTCCagattaaattattttgaaccCGTCGAGTTTTTGGAAGGTTATCTTTCGGAACCATTGGGAAGTTAACGAGAATGGTGAGAGGACACTTGGTGAGGCTTACTGACTGGAGCATGCATGTAATTAAGTGCGATCTCGGACAAGTGAACAATGCAAATATTGCTTTCGCTACTCTTCCAATGGGTTAAATGGGATCTTAAATTGGGTTAGggcttttttgcattttatttgtttcactgAGCTTCGACAAATTTTTCCCTTGTTCTTTCATCATTCAAAACTAGTCTTTGGAAGGATGACCAATTTGGGTAAGCAGTTCTCTAAATTCTGAACCCAAGCGATACATAACGAACTGGTCTCTGCGACCGGCCGTTTCTGACTAAGGATAAACACCAATTGTGAAGGGTCATTTGCACTGAATAATTTTCTCCTTGAGGAAATGTATGGTGTCCAATCCTAAATCACTTTAAAGGTAGAACTTACAAAAGTGCGCGgcgcacgattatttttcaacatttaCCTTTATTGTTGATTCGTGTCGTTTCTTTGTCACATTTCTCAAGATTCGATCTTGGAGTGGGCTCGATTTCTGCCGCTCTCTCGGTTCCGCGTGCCTCCGCGAGAAGAGTAGCaaccaaaagagctttgtttccAGGGTCTCTTCTAACAGCCGTTTacaagagagaccctgggaacgaggttccATCAGACGTTTTGCTCTAAAGAAAATCTTCTTTGTTGCATGACACCGAGAGAAGGAAGTATCGTCTCTTCATAGATCTTCTATGCGCAGGTTTTTCTCGCCAGTCGCCAACGACGCAAACCCATGTGGtccaaaacatttttgctgatggggtcaaaattaaattattgccGGAATTTCAGGAAATattttgtctaattttaaaGTACCCAAAGAAGAGGAGCATCACACTCCCACTCTATCCTCGTCCTTGAGATAGCAATCATAAAACCTCCCAATTCCTACAAAATTATAAGTCAGTCCTCAGAGGACGTGGGAATGATGCACAACACCGTGTCAACTTGTTGGTTATATCATTAATATCCagttcaaaattaaacatgTATCGGATTTTGTAAGTTTGGATGACCTTTAGTTATAATTGCGTGACGTGTTGGTTGGACCGATGTACCAAGTGCCAAAAATTAAATAGATTGTAAACCAAACACCAGTTGGACTCACCATAACATGGGCTTTTTCCTCGACAATGGAGAACAgggttcaaccaatcagaggaATTTCCCTTGTGGGAGGCATGGAGATAAGTATTGCGTCAGCTTGCCTTCCTGTTTGCCACGCGGTTGCTTTCGAGAAGTCGATCTTTACCTGTGAGATAACTTCATTTGAATCCGATCAGGTAGgtggattttattttttcaacagaGATCGATGTGACGGATTCGAGAGCTTGTAGTAGTGTTAGAATCATTTCTGTACTTGGATAGTGTTGTGACGCTATAGCTACGACATGGAGAGCACGATGAATGTGCTTACGCTCTAATCGTGTGAATCGCGTAAAAATACCAATTTACTCATTTTTCGCCACAACTAGGCAAATCGGCGAAAGCTGGGCATGAATAATTCTTTCACACGTTTAGGATAGAACGGGTAGGGTACTAAATTTTGAAGGCCGAAAAATTTCCCGGGAATCTCAATCACGGATTCAAGCTCTTCTATTGTGTTGTAGCTTTATCTTCTTTGTTGTGATCAACACTCAATTGGAAAGGATCTTACCTTAGCAAATTAGTTTTTGCCTTTAATTGAGACATTTTTTCAAATAGTATAAATATTTTACTGGAATTAAGTACCGTTAATTTAAATTCCACGGTTTCACTGTAGTTGTTTATAATGCGTAAATAATGTTAATAGTAGtgataagaaacaaaaaacaaacaaaaaaaaaacaaagaagtatCCAGCTCGTTTAATGTGCAGAAGATAGCTTATTGGAAAGattgttgaaaatttggaaataaaagtAACAGTTTACATCATTGAATATCTTATTTTCATGGTTCCTAAGATTAGAGGAAATCTGGAGCAAAAGAATAACAGTGGATAAAAATACTTGATTCTTGCTAGTTCCTTATCAGTTTCAAAGGCCCTTTTAATcctcaatgtgaagaatgttGAAAGTTCAAATCCTGAAATCTTGCTAGTTCCCTAATGATTCCAAAGTCCCTACTAATCCTAAGTTCAAAGTCCCTTCTGATCCTTAAAAAAAGTAGTTAAAAATAGTTGGTGTTTTCTACATTGACTTCCAAAAATCATTCGACACAGAATCCCATGAAATTCTAATTTATAAACTTCAAGCTATGGGACTCAGTGGAGATTTGCTGCAGTGGATGGTCAGCTATTTGGAAGAAATTCACGGAAGTTAATAGCCGTTCTTCACAAACTAAGCCAGTTACTTGCAGAGTTCCACAGGGTCTTCACATACTTTATGAATGACCTTAGTAACTCAATAACTGAAGGCAACCTGGAACTGTATGCTGATGACACGATGCTGCACTTCATTGGTATCGATGTAGATGTAGTAGTTAGTGGCTTAAATAGAGAGGGAGCTTTCTGTGGCCCAGTAAGACCCTTTAAACTAGGAGATAAGATATTGGATGTTGTTTACGAAACAAGATGTCTTGGGATAGTTATTGACTCCCAGCTCTCTTGGAATAGTCACTTGGAGCACCTATGCAAATCTTTTGGAAAGAAAGTGAAGCAtcttaaaagattcaaatACTTATCTACAAGTACacttgaaaaaattacttCAGCAGTCCTTCCCAACTATTACCTATTGCAGCTTAGTTTGGGGCACTAGCTCACCATCTTTAATGACTGAGCTTGAACATATACATGCGAGGGCAGCTAAAACCTCCATAGACTGTCTTAGGACATAACATATCAGATCAGGAAGCCCTAGAAAGTACTAGATGGGAGTCACTATCGAACCaatataaaaagaaactaaTTACCTTAATGTGTAAATTAAATAGTAACAATACTCCAgctaaaataacaaatatcTTTAGTATTGCCTACCAATGCTATTATCTTAGAAATAGTAATCATTTTGTTCTACCCAGATACAACCTGGACATCGATAGAAATTCGTTATGATATCTCAAATGAAAGGCATCGTTGAATTCTCTCTTACTTCGAGTAAAGTCCACATCTTTAATTGGAATGACTGTAGGCCAGCTAGCTGCAGTAAGGTCAGCAGCTCTCTTGGTTTGTTCAGGAAGGTCATTCTTCACTTCCTCTAGGTTTTCTCTAAAGTGTGCATCCTTATCTCTACAGTTTCATTGGTGCAGTGTTCTAATATTATTGCATGATTGTCCTGGAGCTTATGCGTCTGCGGCACTATCTGTTTGACTAGTGGTTCAGTCATTGCAGTTGAAGCTTTGCTTTCCGAGGCTGCAATATGACATGGGTTTGTGATCCCAAGACCACCCATCATGGTGATtgtagtagtaataataataataatgataataataatgatgatgatgatgatgacaacaacaatagttcttattattaatttaattaattcaaCAGATCAAATTATCAAGCAATTACAGTAGTTCTTTTAGATCTAATAAACTCTAAATTACAGAGCTTTTGCCAACAATTAGCAAGAGCTATTCAAGGTGggcaaaagaggaaaaaaagaaaaaattagtACTACAGATAATATTCAAAGAGCAAACCTAAAAGCAATCTAGGTTGTTATGTGGTTTATAACCAATGTGAGACAGGAATGCTGACTATATTCAATGGTGGGAGTAACATACATTATTATGATGTACAGAATTGTGCCCTTGTTTCAGAAATTCTTATGTAACTGTACTCTTTTTACAGGATttcaaaaagtttatttaaattgatttttattaaGTGTTTTAACAGAGAGTGTAAAGGTTTTCCAAATCAGAAggcttgtttcattttttcagttctAACTCACTCAACAATTTTCGTTAGTACCAGATCTATTCCGGTAACTGTGGACGGAAGACAGTTTCTTGAAGATATTCTTAATGTTAACAGGAGCAAGATTAAATTATGAACGTTGTGCAAggctcattaattttgctcaaACAGCAAAAATGATATTGACAACTGCTTTGTTTCCAGAAACAATGGAAGTGCATGAGCTCTTGGATAAGTGAAGAGCATTAGTCTAGGGGCTCACTTCTGGAGCACTAGTAACTTACAAAGGTGCATTTCAGCAGCCTGACCCCAAGCACAGATACCATAATTCACGTAGGGTAAAATTAAAGAGTGGTATAGGATGAGAAGAACATGATGGGACTGTGAAAGCTCAATAGCATATATTTCCTTTACAGACCAGCCAACATGTGTGGGATATGGGCGATATTTGGTATTCCGAATTACTCAAAGTATATCACTCATGCTATGGAAATCTCTCAAAGAGGCCCAGATGTTTTCCGTATGGAGACCATCCCCCATTTCCAAAACTGCTGTCTGGCATTTCATCGTCTTGCCATAGTTGATGATCTCCACGGCAtgcaaccaatgagaatcaaggCTTTGCCTCATCTTTACCTTATATACAATGGTGAGATTTACAACCATAAAGAGGTTGGAAAGAAGTATGACTTTGACTTCTTCACTCAGTGTGATGGAGAAGTGTTGCTCCACCTTTATAACAAGTTTGGGAGTGAGAAGATGGCACAGATGTTGGATGGTGTGTTTGCCTTTTGTCTCATTGATACTTTAAAGAAAGAAGTGCACATTGGCAGGGACACTTTTGGGATACGTCCGTTGTTCACATTGTCATTGGCTGGGAAGGATACTGGAATTTTAGCTTTGTGCTCTGAGGCCAAGGCCCTTGTTCCTTTTatcaaacattttgaaaaaaatggtgATAAAATTCTTGTAAAACCTTTCCCTCCTGGTCATTTTGCATCATTTAGCTTGTCAGCTGATGGGCAGACCACATTAATCGAGCAAAAAGCTTACACGGAGGTGGGAAAGATGCCTGTATTTGACACCAATGTGAAGCCAGACTCGCCAGATGTCATGGAAAACATCAGGAAGGTTTTCAGTGAGGCCGTGCGCAAGCGTCTCATGGCTGACCGCAGGATTGGTTGTTTACTCTCAGGGGGCCTGGATTCCAGTTTGGTGGCATCATACTTAACGAAGCTTGCAAAGGAAAATGGGATTGATTACCCTATTCAGACCTTCTCAATTGGAATGGAGGGGAGCACGGATGTCGCTGCAGCACGTAAAGTAGCAGCACACATCGGTGAGGTTAATGCCATGCAGCATCAACATCAACCATTTCTACAGTAAACACCCACATATAAGAACCAAGAATATAAGAACCTGTTATGCtaagaatttcattttagcccccccccccccttacATGAGAACCGGTATAGCCTAAATTAAACAGGTtcttattttagaaaatgacCTTGAAATTACAAGTGTCTGGAACAAATTTTCTGAAACCTAGATAGCCTAAAACTACTGTAAATACCAATCTTATATAAGAACCTATTTAGCCTAACTTGGAAAATTTAGGTTCTTATAATTATGTGGGTGGTTACTGTATCGCATCTGGTTTAGTTTGAAGTGGTCCTTGTTTCCTGAGTTTCAGAAAGTGTTCAAAAATGTGGTAACTGCtggaaataataaaatttattgcAAGACTTCTCAAGCAATTATTGATGCTGTGCCAACTGAGATAAAAAATTGGTCATTTTTGAAATCAGTTAATGACGACCAAATTACCACAGATATGGCCAGAAATGCATGTACCAAATTAGATGCATGCCAGTTTCAATAAGCATTGCAATGTGTCCTGTTGCCCTTGTTGTAAACTTCGCCATCACTTGCAGCAAGATATACAGACAATGAAAGTCATAACCTGTCTCAGTGTTTGTCTgtgtaaatgtaaaaaaacaaacaagcaaacaaaaataaccgAAAATGGCACTGATAAAGATTGATGCACTCTCTCCTCTTGTCTGGCTTCTTTTATTTGAGATTCCAAACTGTGTTTGTctgctttgtttctttggcCTCATTATTACTATAcataattagtatcacccaactagtggactaatgcaaatcctgcattttgattggctacgctactaggggtctaatagtaatggtcatcgagtagcgaaattcgccggtttttctttggttttttcagctaaaaactatttcttcaacttgcattttctaactttattattgccttttctgtccaactagttgggtgatactaaaacaattagacccctcgccctcaagggccacggatcaatagcccattcggcttcgcctcatgggctattgccccgtagccctttcAGGCTACGGctctaattgttaagtatacAATGTCTCATAATCAATGCAAGCAAgggttttcattctttttctttttagattgACTTTGGTTTATACGCAAAGCGATGAAAATGTAACAGTGTGTACACAATATATTTTGTCAATCTTAGGTAGTGAACATCATGAAGTCATATTCACAGCTGAGGAAGGAATCCAGGCATTGCATGATGTTATCTACGCACTGGAGACTTGGGACATCACAACCATTCGTGCTTCAGTAGGAATGTATCTTGTGAGCAAGTACATCAGCAAAGAAACAGATACTGTTGTCATTTACTCAGGGGAAGGTTCTGATGAACTTTGCCAGGGTTACATTTACTTCCATAAAGCTCCAAGTCCAGAGGAAGCGGATGAAGAATCCAGACGACTTCTAAAGGACCTTTACCTCTATGATGTTCTAAGAGGTGACCGCTCGACGGCATCCCATGGGTTGGAAATTCGTGTACCTTTCTTAGATGTTCACTTCACATCATACTTTTTGTCTCTTGATCCAGAGACTCGTCAACCCAAAAATGGCATTGAGAAGTGGCTGTTGCGAGCTTCATTTGATGACACAGATGCCTTACCCAAGGAAATCCTGTGGCGTGCAAAAGAAGCATTCTCTGATGGTGTGTCATCTACCAAACCAGGGCAGTCTTGGTTTGAACTCCTGCAGAATTTTGTGGAGAATCAAATTCCAGATGAAGCAATGTCACGGGCGGAGGAAATTTATCCTTACAACACTCCCAAGACCAAAGAAGGCTTTTACTACAGGAAGATATTTGAAGAGCTGTTTCCTGGTCAAAGCCATTTCATTCCATACCTATGGATGCCAAAATGGACCAATGCAACTGATCCCTCAGCCAGAACCTTGGAACATTACAAAGAATAAACTGTGTTGGCCGAGAGGGccatcattattttgttttaactcATGTGTTTTTATTGCAGACCAAACTACTGTACTTAGTGCAGTGAAAAGATCAGGGATTGTCCTTTCTCTGTGAAAATTTAACTGTTGCTAGGGCTAAAtaattttacttatcaatGAATGAAATGATGATTGAGAAAGTCATCACCATGAACTGATGTTATAACTTATGTTATAACTGATATGATTTTATTGCAGGTGGGATTGTCTATAAGGGAATCATCTGCACTAATTCATGCATTTCATGAAGTTAGAATTTGCCAATTCAATTTCTCTCAGCTTTTTCAAAAGCTGCCCTAATGATCATTTCTCTCAAGATTACTCATCACTGAAGAACCCGTAGTGATGAAGAGGTTAATAAATTGCTTCTTTTCTCAGTAACAGGAGCTCTTAGCCCAGATGAATGTTAACCTTAGGGACAAGTCATTATTTAAGTCAGAAGGGAAGGGGGATGGGGTGGAGGAGAAACTGTTATTGACGTAAAGAATTTCCAGACCCCAACCTGATAGCATTCATGTTTTTCGGGTATCCCTTCTGATCATTTACAAAAAGTTCAGGACCCCCTTCAAACATAGCACCAAAATATGGCTAATGAAAggtttttccttttagtaAAGAAGACCCCCCCTTTAAATTCCTTTTGATCTTTCAAGGCCACAAATGTTCtacccaaaaaaaaattgagggcCTCCCATTTCCGTTCCCCCCCTCTCAGACTTAAATAATGACTGGTATCTTAGGTTCCAAGATTCTGTTTGGgtcagaataattattgtgatgatGTTTCTGCTGACATTATTAGTCTTGAACTGGACCTGTGTATTGAAAGCGTGCATAGCACCAGGTATTAGGTAAATCCCTATCTAGTGAAGAACTCAATAGGGCTTTGGTAGTGCTTTTATTCAATTTATCTACTGTATAGCACTCACCACCCTGCTAACAACTGGGGGCTGGTGTGTAAGTAGTGGATGAAATATTGCAAATGCCCATACAGATcaatattttgtatttgtgAAATGAATCATGCATTCAAATCAGTAGAGATCTGTATGAAAAGCTAATACAACTGATTAAATAATTCATAAACcccagttgatttgtatttgtatttggagaggtgcacatgtgactTAAATACTGCCCATTGATTGGTCATAACATTTTCCTTGAAAGGCAGACATCATGTCAAATTGCCAACCTTTCCTTTACATCTGATCAAGTTGAAACAAGAGATTGCACCTGGCCAGGCTGTGGCATTGTATCTTTAACAACATAAATGAAATTGCATCGGTGAAGGTTGTGCAAAGATTTTTAGAGCTCAAATAGCTTGCatttgactgtcaaaagttaCTAGATACATTCTACTCATTTCTAAATGTTTTAATCTACACGTTGATGGTCTTGAGAATGCCGCTCTTCTTTCAAGCCAATCAGTTAAGAGCAAAAGTAATGGTGACCTACCGT
It includes:
- the LOC141882203 gene encoding asparagine synthetase [glutamine-hydrolyzing]-like, giving the protein MCGIWAIFGIPNYSKYITHAMEISQRGPDVFRMETIPHFQNCCLAFHRLAIVDDLHGMQPMRIKALPHLYLIYNGEIYNHKEVGKKYDFDFFTQCDGEVLLHLYNKFGSEKMAQMLDGVFAFCLIDTLKKEVHIGRDTFGIRPLFTLSLAGKDTGILALCSEAKALVPFIKHFEKNGDKILVKPFPPGHFASFSLSADGQTTLIEQKAYTEVGKMPVFDTNVKPDSPDVMENIRKVFSEAVRKRLMADRRIGCLLSGGLDSSLVASYLTKLAKENGIDYPIQTFSIGMEGSTDVAAARKVAAHIGSEHHEVIFTAEEGIQALHDVIYALETWDITTIRASVGMYLVSKYISKETDTVVIYSGEGSDELCQGYIYFHKAPSPEEADEESRRLLKDLYLYDVLRGDRSTASHGLEIRVPFLDVHFTSYFLSLDPETRQPKNGIEKWLLRASFDDTDALPKEILWRAKEAFSDGVSSTKPGQSWFELLQNFVENQIPDEAMSRAEEIYPYNTPKTKEGFYYRKIFEELFPGQSHFIPYLWMPKWTNATDPSARTLEHYKE